A single region of the Stenotrophomonas sp. Marseille-Q4652 genome encodes:
- a CDS encoding transposase: MTRAQQLGTRTSSVIAEWRRDYNQVRPHSSCGRIPPAQFAANHRTQTHPTAVPFNPGLHQ; encoded by the coding sequence CTGACGCGAGCGCAGCAACTGGGCACCCGCACGAGCAGCGTCATCGCCGAGTGGCGCCGCGACTACAACCAGGTGCGACCACACAGCAGCTGCGGACGCATCCCGCCGGCCCAGTTTGCTGCCAACCACCGAACCCAAACCCATCCCACCGCAGTACCCTTCAACCCCGGGCTCCACCAGTAA
- a CDS encoding GGDEF and EAL domain-containing protein: MPFSAVNPSEAGTQLENRWSAFDKAMALAEFSLDGQLIFANDRFQELLHLQAGQLASLQHAQLCPSELVNSPGYETLWESLCTGHEFSGVVERVCSDGTHCWLEALYAPVRDRQGCVTHIMMVATDVTHSKRIELARQDHLWRLLVADTTDAAIVITDSHSRVVYCNGGFQRMFGWSLGEIQDRKMLELLAQQTPIALFERVRTDLRQGRAAKMEEVVTGKEGRRYWGKILCNPVMDAQGKWAYTVSVLLDITKTKVHEVLHHRALQAMSRDLPLMQVLEVVCEEVERVAPEVSASILQVDEQGLLHPMASPSLPFSYSSLLDGVAIGPQVGSCGTAAWRKAPVLVTDISTDPLWAEYKDLILPLGYNVCWSTPILQKDGKVLGTFAFYYRENGPFVASSFHQQLVQACTDLCALAMEREIARERIQELAFYDALTGLPNRSLLETQVAQLLDTAQQSGQRVIVLYLDLDRFKHINDSMGHAMGDALLREVAARIRECARQGGVAGRLPGDEFIVAVPLRPEEEVNALIERWQAHLMRPLRLAQEEVDLSVSLGVAMFPEDGTAMTSLLHRAEMALQQAKAGGAGRAGFFSHELSRAAEERLALEKALREALQGGALQLHYQPQIELATGRLHGLEALARWNHPTLGPISPGRFIPLAEECGLMGAMGRWALDQACRQLVQWRREGLEVPAVAVNLSASNFHNLQLPAIVAQTLVCHGLQASDLVVELTESILLDSNATTLQTIDRLHAQGVRLSMDDFGTGYSSLSYLRRLPITELKLDQSFVADLENEPTARALSEAILEIGTSLGLTVVAEGVDTETQKNILQEQGYAVVQGYFFARPMAPEQLAGWLDSRS; encoded by the coding sequence ATGCCGTTTTCCGCCGTCAATCCCTCAGAAGCTGGTACGCAGCTGGAGAACCGGTGGAGCGCGTTTGACAAGGCCATGGCGCTGGCGGAGTTCAGCCTCGACGGGCAGCTGATTTTCGCCAACGACCGATTCCAGGAGCTGCTGCACCTGCAGGCAGGACAACTGGCTTCGTTGCAGCATGCCCAGCTGTGTCCGTCTGAATTGGTGAACAGCCCGGGCTACGAAACGCTGTGGGAGTCCCTGTGCACCGGGCACGAGTTCTCCGGCGTGGTCGAACGCGTATGCAGCGACGGCACGCATTGCTGGCTGGAGGCGCTGTACGCCCCGGTGCGCGACAGGCAGGGCTGCGTTACCCACATCATGATGGTGGCTACCGACGTCACCCACAGCAAGCGCATCGAACTGGCGCGGCAGGACCACCTCTGGCGCCTGCTGGTGGCCGACACCACCGATGCGGCGATCGTCATCACCGACTCGCATTCGCGGGTGGTGTATTGCAATGGCGGTTTCCAGCGCATGTTCGGCTGGTCCCTGGGCGAGATCCAGGACCGGAAGATGCTGGAACTGCTCGCACAGCAGACGCCGATCGCGCTGTTCGAGCGCGTGCGTACCGACCTGCGCCAGGGACGCGCCGCGAAGATGGAAGAGGTGGTGACCGGCAAGGAAGGTCGCCGCTACTGGGGCAAGATCCTGTGCAACCCGGTCATGGATGCGCAGGGCAAGTGGGCCTACACGGTGTCGGTGCTGCTGGACATCACCAAGACCAAGGTCCATGAAGTCCTGCACCACCGTGCGCTGCAGGCCATGTCCCGCGACCTGCCGCTGATGCAGGTGCTGGAGGTGGTGTGCGAGGAAGTGGAGCGCGTTGCGCCGGAGGTCTCTGCCTCCATCCTGCAGGTGGACGAGCAGGGGCTGCTGCATCCGATGGCCAGCCCGAGCCTGCCCTTCAGCTATTCCTCACTGCTCGATGGCGTGGCGATCGGCCCGCAGGTCGGATCGTGCGGTACCGCGGCCTGGCGCAAGGCGCCGGTCCTGGTTACCGACATCTCCACCGACCCGTTGTGGGCCGAGTACAAGGACCTGATCCTGCCGCTGGGCTACAACGTCTGCTGGTCCACGCCGATCCTGCAGAAGGACGGCAAGGTGCTCGGCACCTTTGCCTTCTACTACCGCGAGAACGGCCCGTTCGTGGCGTCCAGCTTCCACCAGCAACTGGTGCAGGCCTGCACCGACCTGTGTGCGCTGGCGATGGAGCGCGAGATCGCGCGCGAGCGCATCCAGGAGCTGGCCTTCTACGATGCGCTTACCGGTCTGCCCAACCGCAGCCTGCTGGAAACCCAGGTGGCACAGTTGCTCGACACGGCGCAGCAGAGCGGGCAGCGCGTGATCGTGCTGTACCTGGACCTGGACCGCTTCAAGCACATCAACGACTCCATGGGCCACGCCATGGGCGACGCGCTGCTGCGCGAGGTGGCGGCGCGTATCCGCGAGTGCGCCCGCCAGGGCGGCGTGGCCGGACGCCTGCCCGGTGATGAGTTCATCGTGGCGGTGCCGCTGCGTCCGGAAGAAGAGGTCAACGCGCTCATCGAACGATGGCAGGCCCATCTGATGCGGCCGCTGCGACTGGCCCAGGAGGAAGTAGACCTGAGTGTCAGCCTGGGCGTGGCGATGTTTCCGGAAGACGGTACCGCCATGACCAGCCTGCTGCACCGCGCGGAGATGGCGCTGCAGCAGGCCAAGGCCGGTGGTGCAGGGCGCGCGGGCTTCTTCAGCCATGAATTGAGCCGCGCCGCCGAGGAACGCCTGGCCCTTGAAAAGGCGCTGCGCGAAGCCCTGCAGGGCGGCGCCCTGCAGTTGCATTACCAGCCGCAGATCGAGCTGGCCACCGGTCGCCTGCACGGGCTCGAGGCACTTGCCCGCTGGAATCATCCGACCCTGGGTCCCATCTCGCCGGGCCGCTTCATCCCGCTGGCCGAGGAGTGCGGCCTGATGGGCGCGATGGGTCGCTGGGCGCTGGACCAGGCCTGCCGCCAGCTGGTGCAGTGGCGCAGGGAAGGGCTGGAAGTACCAGCAGTGGCGGTCAACCTGTCCGCGTCCAACTTCCACAACCTGCAGCTGCCCGCCATCGTCGCGCAGACGCTGGTGTGCCATGGCCTGCAGGCATCGGACCTGGTGGTTGAGCTCACCGAGAGCATCCTGCTCGACAGCAATGCCACGACCCTGCAGACCATCGACCGGCTGCATGCCCAGGGTGTGCGCCTGTCGATGGATGACTTCGGTACGGGCTATTCCAGCCTGAGCTATCTGCGGCGGCTGCCCATTACCGAGCTCAAGCTCGACCAGAGTTTCGTGGCCGACCTCGAGAACGAGCCCACCGCGCGCGCGCTCAGTGAGGCGATCCTGGAGATCGGCACAAGCCTCGGCCTGACGGTGGTGGCCGAAGGCGTGGACACCGAAACGCAGAAGAACATCCTGCAGGAGCAGGGTTACGCAGTGGTGCAGGGTTACTTCTTCGCCAGGCCGATGGCGCCGGAACAGCTCGCAGGCTGGCTGGACTCCCGCTCCTGA
- a CDS encoding MFS transporter, translating to MPVPSMAASAGTPSPFKGRMLAFAAILLAAFNLRTAVTSLSPLLDVLGNEFAFGATMTGVLGMAPTAAFALFGVATPSLTHRIGLERTALLAMALACAGLALRALVGGTGGLLATSLLALAGMGIGNVVLPPLVKRYFPSRVGTVSTAYITVLQLGTMLPALAAVPVADAAGWRVSLGMWAVLAAVAAVAWIAVLRAGRRAGSPLARAPEAVVAPATTATQAGVTAARGRVWRTPLGWGMAVMFGTTSLVTYAMFTWLPLLLVDAGASRAFGGNMVALFSALGLLSALVMPSLATRLRNPFPVVLACGLAYFAAFAGLLWAPMKAPVLWVVLLGLGPGTFPLTLTLINLRTRTPQASAALSGFMQGVGYSLSCLGPLMFGLLHESSHGWTLPFAFLAACVVLTSLSALLVCRPQWLEDQWQR from the coding sequence ATGCCTGTTCCTTCCATGGCCGCTTCCGCCGGCACACCCTCCCCGTTCAAGGGACGCATGCTCGCCTTCGCCGCGATCCTGCTGGCGGCATTCAACCTGCGCACCGCCGTGACCTCGCTGAGCCCGCTGCTGGACGTGCTGGGTAACGAGTTCGCCTTCGGCGCGACCATGACCGGCGTGCTCGGCATGGCACCCACCGCCGCCTTCGCTCTGTTCGGTGTCGCCACGCCCAGCCTGACCCACCGCATCGGGCTGGAACGCACCGCGCTGCTGGCGATGGCACTGGCCTGCGCCGGCCTGGCCCTGCGTGCCCTGGTCGGCGGCACCGGCGGACTGCTGGCCACCTCGCTGCTGGCGCTGGCCGGCATGGGCATTGGCAACGTGGTGCTGCCACCCCTGGTCAAGCGCTACTTCCCCAGCCGCGTCGGCACCGTCAGCACCGCCTACATCACCGTGCTGCAGCTGGGCACCATGCTGCCCGCGCTGGCCGCGGTGCCGGTAGCCGATGCCGCCGGCTGGCGTGTCTCGCTGGGCATGTGGGCCGTACTGGCCGCCGTGGCCGCTGTGGCCTGGATCGCCGTGCTGCGCGCCGGACGCCGGGCCGGCTCGCCGCTGGCCAGGGCCCCTGAAGCGGTCGTGGCGCCTGCCACCACGGCAACCCAGGCGGGCGTGACCGCCGCGCGGGGCCGGGTCTGGCGCACCCCGCTGGGCTGGGGGATGGCGGTGATGTTCGGCACCACCTCGCTGGTGACCTACGCCATGTTCACCTGGCTGCCGCTGCTGCTGGTGGATGCCGGCGCCAGCCGCGCTTTCGGCGGCAACATGGTGGCGCTGTTCTCGGCGCTGGGCCTGCTCAGCGCGCTGGTGATGCCGTCGCTGGCTACCCGCCTGCGCAACCCGTTCCCGGTGGTGCTGGCCTGCGGCCTGGCCTACTTCGCCGCGTTTGCCGGCCTGCTGTGGGCGCCGATGAAGGCACCGGTGCTGTGGGTGGTACTGCTGGGCCTTGGCCCGGGCACCTTCCCGCTCACCCTGACCCTGATCAACCTGCGCACCCGCACCCCGCAGGCCTCGGCGGCACTGTCCGGCTTCATGCAGGGCGTGGGCTACAGCCTGAGCTGCCTGGGGCCGCTGATGTTCGGCCTGCTGCACGAGTCCAGCCACGGCTGGACCCTGCCCTTCGCCTTCCTCGCCGCCTGCGTGGTGCTGACCTCGCTCAGCGCCTTGCTGGTGTGCCGCCCGCAATGGCTGGAAGACCAGTGGCAGCGCTGA
- a CDS encoding IS5 family transposase (programmed frameshift), with product MRLTFGDAEDLGQRKQTRREVFLGQMDQVVPWKALLSLIEPHYPKSGQPGRQPYALETMLRIHLLQQWYALSDPGMEEALYDMPVMRRFAKLGGLDGIPDETTILNFRRLLEIHDLASKLLGRVNMHLSNKGLSLRGGTIVDATIIAAPSSTKNAQGKRDPDMHQTRKGNQWYFGMKAHIGVDDAFGLVHHVQCTAAKVADITQTHKLLHGDEDTVCGDSGYTGADKRIELSQSKAGFLIAAKPSKVRAIRNQRKRAVVEDWEHFIARLRAKVEHPFRVIKRQFGYTKVRYRGLAKNTAQVMTLFVLSNLWMVRRQLMPAAGPVRL from the exons ATGCGGCTGACGTTCGGTGATGCCGAGGATCTTGGCCAGCGCAAGCAGACCCGGCGCGAGGTGTTCCTGGGTCAGATGGATCAAGTGGTGCCGTGGAAGGCGTTGTTGTCGCTGATTGAGCCGCACTATCCCAAGTCAGGCCAGCCGGGGCGTCAGCCGTATGCGCTGGAGACGATGCTGCGCATCCACTTGCTGCAGCAGTGGTATGCATTGAGTGATCCGGGCATGGAAGAAGCGCTGTACGACATGCCGGTGATGCGTCGCTTTGCCA AGTTGGGTGGGCTGGACGGGATCCCGGACGAGACCACGATCCTCAACTTCCGACGTTTGTTGGAGATCCATGATCTGGCGAGCAAGCTGCTGGGCCGGGTCAACATGCACTTGTCGAACAAGGGATTGAGTCTGCGCGGCGGGACGATCGTCGATGCCACGATCATCGCCGCGCCAAGCTCGACCAAAAACGCCCAAGGCAAGCGTGACCCGGACATGCATCAGACCAGGAAGGGCAACCAGTGGTATTTCGGGATGAAGGCGCACATCGGCGTGGACGATGCCTTTGGCCTGGTGCACCACGTGCAATGCACGGCGGCCAAAGTGGCTGACATCACCCAGACCCATAAGCTGCTGCATGGCGATGAGGACACGGTGTGTGGCGACAGCGGCTATACCGGTGCGGACAAGCGCATCGAACTGAGCCAGAGCAAGGCCGGGTTTCTGATCGCGGCCAAGCCTTCGAAGGTGCGGGCCATCAGGAACCAGCGCAAACGTGCGGTTGTCGAGGACTGGGAACATTTCATCGCCCGGCTCAGGGCCAAGGTCGAGCATCCGTTCCGGGTGATCAAGCGTCAGTTTGGCTACACCAAGGTGCGCTATCGCGGCCTGGCCAAGAACACCGCGCAGGTGATGACGCTGTTTGTGCTGTCCAATCTGTGGATGGTGCGCCGGCAGTTGATGCCGGCCGCAGGGCCAGTGCGCCTGTAA
- a CDS encoding YajD family HNH nuclease — translation MCPPSSSKLDQIVAKARREAEARGHGYRERALKMYPWVCGRCAREFTRANLHELTVHHRNHNHDDNPADGSNWELLCLYCHDNEHSRYGDYTGVAASDAEEKVAAATANPFAGLKDLLKR, via the coding sequence ATGTGCCCCCCCTCCTCCAGCAAGCTTGACCAGATCGTCGCCAAGGCCCGGCGCGAGGCCGAGGCCCGCGGGCATGGCTACCGCGAGCGCGCGTTGAAGATGTATCCGTGGGTCTGCGGCCGCTGCGCGCGCGAGTTCACCCGCGCCAACCTGCACGAACTCACCGTGCACCATCGCAACCACAACCACGACGACAACCCGGCCGACGGCAGCAACTGGGAGCTGCTGTGCCTGTACTGCCACGACAACGAACACTCGCGCTACGGCGATTACACCGGCGTGGCCGCCAGTGACGCGGAGGAAAAGGTCGCCGCGGCCACCGCCAACCCGTTTGCCGGGCTGAAGGACCTGCTCAAGCGTTGA
- the cydX gene encoding cytochrome bd-I oxidase subunit CydX, giving the protein MWYFAWILGAGLACTAAILNGMWFEAREQE; this is encoded by the coding sequence ATGTGGTATTTCGCGTGGATCCTCGGTGCAGGCCTGGCCTGCACCGCCGCCATCCTCAACGGCATGTGGTTCGAAGCCCGCGAGCAGGAGTAA
- the cydB gene encoding cytochrome d ubiquinol oxidase subunit II encodes MDFILLDYQTLRVIWWLLLGVLLIGFAVMDGFDLGVGTLLPFVARTDEERRLVLNTIGPVWEGNQVWLVLGGGAIFAAWPPLYAVSFSGFYLAMFLILFALILRPVGFKYRGKMPSQKWRDNWDRALFIGGFIPALIMGVAVGNVLLGVPFQIDETARVSYHGNLIGLLTPFALLAGLVSVAMLIAHGAAMLVIKLDGVVAERAGRIGAVAALGTVILFALAGVWVAMGLPGYSVTLAAAVDGPSNPLLKTVAHEGGWLANYSRMPATVLAPLAGVLGMLLSGVFLRARQGGKAFIASGVGIAGIILTVGFAIFPFLLPSSISPDSSLTVWDASSSHLTLWIMLLATIVFLPIILAYTTWVYRVLKGKVTSAEMGDNPNAY; translated from the coding sequence ATGGACTTCATTCTTCTCGATTACCAAACGCTGCGCGTGATCTGGTGGCTGCTGCTGGGCGTGCTGCTGATCGGCTTTGCCGTGATGGACGGCTTCGACCTGGGCGTGGGCACCCTGCTGCCGTTCGTCGCCAGGACCGATGAGGAGCGCCGCCTGGTGCTCAACACCATCGGCCCGGTGTGGGAAGGCAACCAGGTGTGGCTGGTGCTGGGTGGCGGTGCGATCTTCGCCGCCTGGCCGCCGCTGTACGCAGTGAGCTTCTCCGGCTTCTACCTGGCAATGTTCCTGATCCTGTTCGCGCTGATCCTGCGCCCGGTCGGCTTCAAGTACCGCGGCAAGATGCCGTCGCAGAAATGGCGCGACAACTGGGACCGTGCGCTGTTCATCGGTGGCTTCATCCCGGCCCTGATCATGGGCGTGGCGGTGGGCAACGTGCTGCTGGGCGTCCCGTTCCAGATCGATGAAACCGCGCGTGTCAGCTACCACGGCAACCTGATCGGCCTGCTGACCCCGTTCGCCCTGCTGGCCGGCCTGGTGTCGGTAGCGATGCTGATCGCCCACGGCGCGGCGATGCTGGTGATCAAGCTCGACGGCGTCGTCGCCGAGCGCGCGGGTCGCATCGGTGCGGTCGCGGCACTGGGTACGGTGATCCTGTTCGCCCTCGCCGGCGTGTGGGTGGCCATGGGCCTGCCGGGTTACTCGGTGACGCTGGCCGCCGCGGTGGATGGTCCGTCCAACCCGCTGCTCAAGACGGTGGCCCACGAAGGTGGCTGGCTGGCCAATTACAGCCGCATGCCGGCCACCGTGCTGGCCCCGCTGGCCGGCGTGCTGGGCATGCTGCTGTCGGGCGTGTTCCTGCGTGCCCGCCAGGGCGGCAAGGCCTTCATCGCCTCGGGCGTGGGCATTGCCGGCATCATCCTGACCGTGGGCTTTGCGATCTTCCCGTTCCTGCTGCCGTCCTCGATCTCGCCGGACTCCAGCCTGACGGTGTGGGATGCCTCGTCCAGCCACCTGACGCTGTGGATCATGCTGCTGGCCACGATCGTGTTCCTGCCCATCATCCTGGCCTACACGACCTGGGTGTACCGCGTCCTCAAGGGCAAGGTCACCAGCGCCGAAATGGGCGACAACCCCAACGCCTACTGA
- a CDS encoding cytochrome ubiquinol oxidase subunit I, protein MIDSTVVELSRLQFALTAMYHFLFVPLTLGLSFMIAIMESVYVMTGKQIWRKMTLFWGVLFGINFAMGVGTGIVMEFQFGMNWSYYSHYVGDIFGAPLAIEGLMAFFLEATFIGLFFFGWNRLSKVQHLTVTWLMALGTNLSALWILIANGWMQYPVGAVFNPETMRMEVVDFAAVLFNPVAQAKFVHTVSAGYVTGAMFVMSISAFFMLRGKHRDLARRSFAVAAAFGLLASISVAVLGDESGYAAAENQKMKLAAIEGMWETHPAPASFSVFAIPSQSERRNNFEVKIPYVMGLIATRSLDEEIPGILDLVEQAEQRIRDGQVAYAALERIRADKGDTEARAVFDQNWQDLGHALLLKRYRDDILNATEQEISQAALDTVPTVGPLFWTFRIMVAAGFYLIGFFALAFYYSCKHSFESKTTFLKVALWSLPIPWIAIECGWFIAEYGRQPWAVDGVLPTFYAASGLALYEIAASLIGFVAIYTVLMVIEIKLMLKAIAKGPDHVLPSLQPAASTPAASPAPVQA, encoded by the coding sequence ATGATCGACTCCACAGTCGTAGAACTGTCGCGGCTGCAGTTCGCGCTTACCGCGATGTACCACTTCCTATTCGTCCCGCTGACGCTGGGGCTGTCCTTCATGATCGCGATCATGGAGAGCGTCTACGTCATGACCGGCAAGCAGATCTGGCGCAAGATGACCCTGTTCTGGGGCGTGCTGTTCGGCATCAACTTCGCCATGGGCGTGGGTACCGGCATCGTGATGGAGTTCCAGTTCGGCATGAACTGGTCCTATTACAGCCATTACGTCGGCGACATCTTCGGTGCGCCGCTGGCGATCGAAGGCCTGATGGCGTTTTTCCTGGAAGCGACCTTCATCGGCCTGTTCTTCTTCGGCTGGAACCGCCTGTCCAAGGTGCAGCACCTGACAGTCACCTGGCTGATGGCGCTGGGCACCAACCTGTCGGCGCTGTGGATCCTGATCGCCAACGGCTGGATGCAGTACCCGGTCGGCGCGGTGTTCAACCCGGAAACGATGCGCATGGAGGTGGTGGACTTCGCCGCCGTGCTGTTCAACCCGGTCGCCCAGGCCAAGTTCGTGCACACCGTCTCGGCCGGCTACGTGACCGGCGCGATGTTCGTGATGTCGATCTCGGCGTTCTTCATGCTGCGCGGCAAGCACCGCGACCTGGCCCGCCGCTCGTTCGCCGTGGCCGCCGCGTTCGGCCTGCTGGCCTCGATCTCGGTCGCCGTGCTGGGTGACGAGTCCGGCTACGCCGCCGCCGAGAACCAGAAGATGAAGCTGGCCGCCATCGAGGGCATGTGGGAAACCCACCCGGCCCCGGCCTCGTTCAGCGTCTTCGCCATCCCCAGCCAGTCCGAGCGCCGCAACAACTTCGAGGTCAAGATCCCGTACGTGATGGGTCTGATCGCCACGCGTTCGCTGGACGAGGAGATCCCGGGCATCCTGGACCTGGTCGAGCAGGCCGAACAGCGCATCCGCGACGGCCAGGTGGCCTACGCCGCGCTGGAACGCATCCGCGCCGACAAGGGGGATACCGAGGCCCGTGCCGTGTTCGACCAGAACTGGCAGGACCTGGGCCATGCCCTGCTGCTCAAGCGCTACCGCGACGACATCCTCAACGCCACCGAGCAGGAGATCTCCCAGGCCGCGCTCGACACGGTGCCCACGGTCGGCCCGCTGTTCTGGACCTTCCGCATCATGGTCGCCGCCGGCTTCTACCTGATCGGCTTCTTCGCACTGGCCTTCTACTACTCGTGCAAGCACAGCTTTGAATCGAAGACCACGTTCCTGAAGGTCGCGCTGTGGTCGCTGCCGATCCCGTGGATCGCCATCGAGTGCGGCTGGTTCATCGCCGAGTATGGCCGCCAGCCGTGGGCCGTGGACGGCGTGCTGCCGACCTTCTATGCCGCCTCGGGCCTGGCCCTGTACGAGATCGCCGCCTCGCTGATCGGCTTCGTCGCGATCTACACCGTGCTGATGGTCATCGAGATCAAGCTGATGCTCAAAGCCATCGCCAAGGGCCCGGACCACGTGCTGCCGTCGCTGCAGCCGGCCGCCTCCACCCCCGCTGCCAGCCCGGCACCCGTCCAGGCCTGA
- the cydD gene encoding thiol reductant ABC exporter subunit CydD, translating into MSSPETSPESPALRRQRQQWLASLAAHARPQQRLAAAAVCLSGALLVVQAGAIAWLIQHVLVEGHALAGAATALAVLGGTLLVRSALGGVAQRAAGDVADAARLALRSQVYRRLLGHGPLWLRQRRTGELGELLLAHGDAIEGYYAGFQPVRAEVMVVPLLIAAAVASVDWVVALILLLTAPLVPFFMMLVGWGAEAAGRDQLGQMARMGGHFADRIKGLGLLRLYGRGEAELRGVEAAAEGVRLGSMKVLRIAFLSSTVLEFFASVSVAMVALYLGLSYLGLLEIRPVTPTLGIGVFCLLLAPEFYGPLRRLAAHYHDRANALAAAAEVERLLGELPGDDATPIGQRQREPEPAERHAPPLQARGLVLRPQGGNRDVLRGFSLQLEHGQRLALVGPSGSGKSTLLEALAGWLPPREGSLVWRPGLTIGFAGQRPYLFHGSIADNLRLADPAASDARLRAVAEAAQVMRFVEALPERLDTVIGERGFGLSGGEARRIGLARLLLRNPELLLLDEPTAFLDPQTEADLLEALAAFTRGSSVIVATHSPAVMRWADSVLELPAPATTEDGR; encoded by the coding sequence TTGTCCTCCCCCGAGACTTCCCCCGAATCGCCGGCACTCCGGCGCCAGCGCCAGCAATGGCTGGCCAGCCTGGCGGCCCATGCACGCCCTCAGCAGCGGCTGGCGGCCGCGGCGGTGTGCCTGTCCGGCGCGCTGCTCGTGGTACAGGCCGGCGCGATCGCCTGGCTGATCCAGCATGTCCTTGTCGAAGGCCACGCGCTTGCCGGGGCGGCGACGGCCCTGGCGGTGCTCGGCGGCACCCTGCTGGTACGCAGCGCGCTCGGCGGCGTGGCCCAGCGGGCGGCTGGCGACGTGGCCGATGCGGCACGGCTGGCGCTGCGCAGCCAGGTCTACCGGCGGCTGCTCGGGCACGGCCCGCTGTGGCTGCGCCAGCGGCGCACCGGCGAACTGGGCGAACTGCTGCTGGCCCACGGCGACGCGATCGAGGGCTACTACGCCGGCTTCCAGCCGGTCCGCGCCGAAGTCATGGTCGTGCCGCTGCTGATCGCCGCCGCGGTGGCCTCGGTGGACTGGGTGGTGGCGCTGATCCTGCTGCTGACCGCGCCGCTGGTGCCGTTCTTCATGATGCTGGTGGGCTGGGGCGCCGAGGCGGCCGGCCGCGACCAGCTCGGGCAGATGGCGCGCATGGGCGGCCATTTCGCCGATCGCATCAAGGGCTTGGGCCTGCTGCGCCTGTACGGCCGGGGCGAGGCCGAGCTGCGTGGCGTGGAAGCCGCCGCCGAGGGCGTGCGCCTGGGCAGCATGAAGGTGCTGCGCATCGCCTTCCTGTCGTCCACCGTGCTGGAGTTCTTCGCCTCGGTCAGCGTGGCGATGGTGGCGCTGTACCTGGGCCTGAGCTACCTGGGCCTGCTGGAGATCCGCCCGGTGACCCCGACCCTGGGCATCGGCGTGTTCTGCCTGCTGCTGGCGCCGGAGTTCTACGGGCCGCTGCGGCGACTGGCCGCGCATTACCACGACCGCGCCAATGCGCTGGCCGCCGCGGCCGAGGTAGAACGCCTGCTTGGCGAACTGCCCGGCGACGACGCCACGCCCATCGGGCAGCGCCAGCGCGAACCCGAGCCGGCCGAGCGCCATGCCCCGCCGCTGCAGGCGCGTGGTCTGGTGCTGCGCCCGCAGGGTGGCAATCGCGACGTGCTGCGTGGTTTCTCGCTGCAGCTGGAGCACGGCCAGCGCCTGGCCCTGGTCGGCCCCAGCGGCAGCGGCAAGAGCACCCTGCTCGAAGCGCTGGCCGGCTGGCTGCCGCCGCGCGAGGGCAGCCTGGTGTGGCGTCCGGGCCTGACCATCGGCTTCGCCGGGCAGCGTCCCTACCTGTTCCATGGCTCGATCGCCGACAACCTGCGGCTGGCCGATCCCGCCGCCAGCGATGCACGGCTGCGCGCGGTGGCCGAGGCCGCGCAGGTGATGCGCTTCGTCGAGGCACTGCCCGAGAGGCTGGATACGGTGATCGGCGAGCGTGGCTTTGGCCTGTCCGGCGGCGAGGCGCGGCGCATCGGCCTGGCCCGGCTGCTGCTGCGCAATCCCGAACTGCTGCTGCTGGATGAGCCCACCGCCTTCCTTGATCCGCAGACCGAGGCTGACCTGCTTGAGGCGCTGGCCGCCTTTACCCGGGGCAGCTCGGTCATCGTGGCCACGCACAGTCCGGCGGTGATGCGCTGGGCCGACAGCGTGCTGGAACTGCCGGCCCCGGCTACGACGGAGGACGGCCGATGA